A part of Salvelinus alpinus chromosome 23, SLU_Salpinus.1, whole genome shotgun sequence genomic DNA contains:
- the LOC139550943 gene encoding cytochrome P450 7A1-like, which translates to MIITVSLIWVVVISFCCCLWLALGIRKRKPGEPPVENGLIPYLGCAVQFGANPLEFLRSRQNKYGHIFTCKIAGKYFHFLCDPFSYHAVIRQGRHLDWKKFHFSTSVKAFGHDSMDPRHGYTTENLHQTFMKTLQGEALPSLIETMMENLQSVMLQSDTLSPSKDRWDVDGIFAFCYKVMFESSYLTLFGKDLGNDKNAARQEAQKALVLNTLENFKEFDKIFPALVAGLPIHVFKSAHSARENLAKTMLAENLSKRENVSDLISLRMLLNDTLSTFNDLSKARTHVALLWASQANTLPTAFWSLLYMIRSPEAMKAANEEVKNILESSGQRVNPNKPQLTLSREDLDNMPVIDSIIKEAMRLSSASMNIRVAKEDFLLHLDNQESYRIRKDDVIALYPQMLHFDPKIYEDPLTYKYDRYLDDNGQEKTTFYREGRKLRYYYMPFGSGVTKCPGRFFAVHEIKQFLVLVLSYFNMELLDSAVKVPPLDQSRAGLGILQPTYDVDFRYKLKTQ; encoded by the exons ATGATCATCACTGTCTCTTTGATTTGGGTTGTGGTGATCAGCTTTTGCTGCTGTCTGTGGCTTGCTCTGGGGATCCGTAAGAG AAAACCAGGTGAACCACCAGTGGAAAATGGTTTGATCCCATACCTCGGCTGTGCCGTCCAGTTTGGAGCCAACCCCCTGGAATTTCTCCGGAGCCGACAGAATAAATATGGGCACATCTTCACTTGCAAGATTGCTGGCAAGTACTTTCACTTCCTGTGCGACCCTTTCTCCTACCACGCCGTCATCCGCCAAGGGAGGCATCTGGACTGGAAGAAGTTTCACTTCTCTACCTCGGTCAAG GCTTTCGGCCATGACAGCATGGACCCCAGACACGGTTACACCACAGAGAACCTCCACCAGACCTTCATGAAGACCTTGCAGGGTGAAGCCCTCCCTTCGCTCATCGAGACCATGATGGAGAACCTGCAGTCGGTCATGCTGCAGTCAGACACCCTCAGCCCGAGCAAGGATCGCTGGGACGTGGATGGCATTTTCGCCTTCTGCTACAAGGTCATGTTCGAGTCGAGCTACCTGACACTCTTCGGCAAGGATCTGGGTAACGACAAGAATGCTGCGCGCCAGGAGGCCCAGAAGGCTTTGGTCCTCAACACTCTGGAGAACTTCAAGGAGTTCGATAAGATCTTCCCGGCGTTGGTGGCTGGGTTGCCCATCCATGTGTTCAAGAGTGCCCACTCTGCAAGGGAGAACCTGGCTAAGACCATGCTGGCTGAGAACTTGAGCAAACGCGAGAATGTATCGGACCTGATCTCACTGCGCATGCTGCTGAATGACACCCTGTCGACCTTCAATGACCTGAGCAAGGCCCGCACCCACGTGGCTCTGCTGTGGGCCTCGCAGGCCAACACGCTCCCCACTGCCTTCTGGAGCCTGCTCTACATGATTAG GAGTCCAGAGGCTATGAAAGCAGCCAATGAGGAGGTGAAGAATATTCTGGAGAGTTCAGGTCAGCGTGTCAACCCTAACAAACCACAACTCACTCTCTCCCGGGAGGACCTGGACAACATGCCTGTAATAG ACAGCATCATCAAGGAGGCCATGCGTCTGTCGAGCGCATCAATGAACATCCGAGTGGCCAAAGAGGATTTCCTGCTTCACCTTGATAACCAGGAGTCGTACCGCATCCGCAAAGATGACGTCATCGCCCTCTACCCCCAGATGCTCCACTTTGACCCCAAGATTTACGAGGATCCCTTG ACCTACAAATACGACAGATATCTTGATGACAACGGCCAGGAGAAGACAACGTTCTACAGGGAGGGACGCAAGCTGCGGTACTACTACATGCCTTTCGGCTCGGGGGTGACCAAGTGCCCCGGGCGCTTCTTCGCCGTGCATGAGATCAAGCAGTTCCTGGTGCTGGTTCTGTCCTACTTCAACATGGAGCTCCTAGACTCAGCCGTTAAAGTGCCTCCTCTCGACCAATCACGTGCAGGTCTGGGGATCCTGCAGCCCACCTATGACGTTGACTTTCGATACAAACTGAAAACTCAGTAA